The Bifidobacterium asteroides genomic interval GATGGTGGAGCCGTAGCCGAACTTGCGGGCCTGCTCGGCCAGCGTCTTGCCGCCCAGGCTGACACCCAGCTGGGCGAAGGCGGTGTTGGAGGAGTAGGCCAGGGCGTTCTCCATGCTGATCCTGCCGTTGACCCCGTTGCCCGTGGCTGTGGCGTTGGTCAGGTTGTAGTTGGTGCCGGGCAGGGTGTATGAGGCTCCTGCCGGCAGCTGGCTGTCGGGGTGGTACTGGCCGGACTCCAGGGCGGCGGCGGCCACGACCACCTTGAAGGTGGACCCGGGCGGATACAGCTGCGAGGTGGCCCGGTTGAGCATGGGGTTGTCGGAGCGGGAGGCCAGCTTCTGGTAGGCCTGGGAGGCATCGCCGCTGTCGTGGGCGGTCAGGTCGCCGGGGTTGTAGCTGGGCGTGCTGATCATGGTCAGGATGCGGCCGGTGGAGGGCTCGATGGCCACCACCGATCCGGACAGGTTGCCCAGCATGGAATAGGCCGCCTCCTGCATGCCGGGATTGATGGAGGTCTCGATGGAGGCGCCCTTGTTCTGGGTTCCGGTGAAGAGGGACTTGAGCCGGTCCATCCACAGGCTGTCCGACTGGCCGCTCAGCAGGCGGTCGCGCGAGGCTTCGATTCCCCGGTCGGCCGGGCTGGTGATGGAGTAGTAGCCGGTGATGGGCGAGTAGACGGCCCCCTTGTTGTAGTGCCGCTGGTACTGGAAGGAGTCGTTGATGGGGTCGGACTGGGCAATGACGGCGCCGTCCGAGGTCAGGATGGCTCCCCTGGGTGCCGCATATTCGTGGTAGAGGGCGCGCAGATTTCGCGGATCCGAGTTCAGGCTTCCTGCCCGGATCACCATGATGATGGAGCTGGAAAGCCCCAGGATGACGAAGAGGACGATGACGGCGTTGAAAAGTTGACGCAGGGCCTTGTTCACTGTCCACCTCCTCGCACCTGGCGGGCGGGGATGCGGCCGGTGGCTGGCAGGTCGGTCTGCTCATCCTGGTCCGAATCGTTTTGGTCCGAGTTGTCCTGTCCGCTGCGCTTGCTGGTCTCCTGCTGGCGCAGGACGGCCAGGGCCTCGTACTTGAAGGTGTCTGAGCTGACCTCGGGCGCCGGCTTGTTGGCCGCGTTGGAGATGATGATCAGCAGGACGGCCAGGATGCAGTTGGCTACCAGGCTTGAGCCGCCCGCCGCCATGTAGGGCATGGTCAGGCCGGTCAGGGGGATGACCAGGGTGATGCCGCCCACCACGGTGAAGACCTGGAAGGCCATGGTGAAGACCAGGCCGGAGGCCAGGAGCTTGCCGAAGCCGTCCTTGATCTTCATGGCCGTGATCATGCCCGAGGCCACGATGACCAGGTAGAGGGCCAGGATCACCAGCAGGCCGCTCAGCCCCAGCTCCTCGCCGACCGAGGTGTAGATGAAGTCGGAGTTGGCCAGGGGGGTGATCCAGGGGCGTCCCTGGCCCAGGCCGGTGCCGGTCAACCCGCCGGCGGCCAGGCCGAAGATGCCGCGCACCAGCTGGCCGGACCCGCCGAAGGCCTTGCTGAACTCAGCGTCGCTGAAGGGGTGCAGCCAGGCGTCCACGCGGGCGCCCACATGGGCGAAGATCATGGATGCGGCCACGGCCCCGATGACGAAGAAGACCGAGCCGATGGCGATCCAGCTGGTGCGGCCAGTGGCCACATAGAGCATGGAGACGAACATGGCGAAGTACATCAGCGAGGTGCCCAGGTCATGCTGGATGACCAGGACGGCCAGCGAAATAAGCCAGACGATGATGATGGGGCCCAGATCCTTGATTCGGGGCATCCGCATGCCTAGCACCTTCTTGCCGCCCACGGCCAGCTGGTCTCGGTGGTCGAACAGGTAGGCGGCGAAGAAGAAGGCCAGGAAGAGCTTGGCGAATTCGCCGGGCTGCAGGGTGTGCGACCCCACGCCTATCCAGATGCGGGCGCCGCCGATCTCGCGGCCGATGCCGGGAAGCATGGGCGACAGGAGCAGGACCAGGCCCACCACCATGCTCACATAGGAGAAGCGACGCAGCAGTCTGTAGTCCCGCAGCAGTACCACCAGCAGTCCGCACAGGACCAGGGCCAGACACAGCCAGATCAGCTGGGTGAAGCCCACTCGTGTGGGTTGGCCGATCCGGGCGTTGCGCAGATCTATGCGGGTGATCAGGGTGATGCCCAGTGAGCTCAGAATGACGATGCTGGGCAGGATGGCCTGGCTGCCATAAGGCTGGAAAATCTCCAAGAGGACCCAGAGGGCGATGAAGAGGGCGGCGGTGACTGCCAGCAGGGCGGCGTAGTCTCCAGGGAAGCGGCCCGCCGAGCGGGCGAACATCTGGAAGAAGCCGATGAACCCTACCAGCAGGGAGAAGAGCAGAAGGCCTATGCGGCGCAGACGGATGGCGATCATGACGAGTGCCGCCCGTCCTGGCTGGTTTTCGACGGCGAGGGTGAGGCGGAGGGGGAAGCAGCAGTCTTGGCGCGCTCGCGCTTGAGGTCGCCGGCCTCCTTGCGGATCAGGCTGGCGTGCTCCTGGGCGTCATCCATGCTGGAGACGGTGATGCCCTCTTCCAGCTGGTCACGCCAGGACTGGGGCAGCCCCTTGACGGCGATGTCCGTGGTCTGCACCGGGTGGGACAGCGAGAGGGCGAAGGCCTTGGTGGGCACACCCTGGTAGATGACCACACGGCCCTGATCCGTGCCCAGGTAGTACTGTTCCTGGCTCCAACGATAGGCGGCACCTGTGCCTCCGGCCAGGGCAAGGATTACCAGGGTGATGATGCCGGCCAGGATCAGTCGAATTCTCCGGTGCCGGGAGCGCTGGCGCTTGCGCTGCTCCAAGTGCTCCTTGTGGATGGCGTCAGCCACGTCGGGGTCGTAGGGGTCGGCTGAGGCCGAGCCGTCCTTCTTGCGGACGACGGGGATCTCGCTGGTGTCGGGCACATGCCGTTCGCCGCTCTCCTCGCGGGCCGCCGAGGGCTGGGCAGTGCGGCCATCTTCGTCCTCATCCTCCTGCTTGGCGGTATCCCGGTCCTGGGTCAGATCGGCGGCACGCTTGGCGGGGGACTCCCGGGACTGGTCGCGCAGGCGCGGTGCAGCCGCTACGGGCTCATCCAGGATGTCAGCCAGGGCCTCCAGGTTGGAGCTGGCTGCGCCGCCGACCAGAGGGGTCTGATGGGGCAGGTCGAAGGCATCGGCGTCCAAGGCCAGCGTGGCATCGGCGATGACCACGGTCACGTTGTCGGTGCTGCCGGCCTTCAGGGCGAAGGTGACCAGCTGCTGGGCGCACTCCGCCTGGTCCGAGACCGTGGACAGCACCTCGGCGATGGTCGAGTCCTCCAGAACGCCGCAGAGGCCGTCCGAGCAGATCATCCAGCGGTCTGCAGGCATGGCCTTGGTGATGGAGATATCCGGACGGGGGTCGATGTCGAAGTCCCCCAGGACCCGCATGACTACATTGCGCTGAGGGTGGTTGCGGGCTTCGGCCGGGGAGATGCGGCCGGTGTCGATCAGGTGCTGCACGTAGGAGTGGTCCTGGGTCATCCGGATCAGCTTGCCATCGCGCAGGAGGTAGCCCCGGGAGTCCCCGATATGGGCCAGCACCCAGGAGTCGTCGGCCAGAGCCAGGGCCGTGACCGTGGTGCCCATGCCTGACAGCCGGTGTTCGCGCTTGGCCTTGCCCACGATGGCGTCATGGGCCGCGATGACCGAGGTCTCCATCATCCGAGCCAGGGACTGCACGTCCTGCTCACGGTCGTCGCGTTCGATGTGGGCCAGGGATCGGATGGCTATGGTCGAGGCCGTATCCCCGCCTGCGTGGCCGCCCATGCCGTCGCACATGGCCACCAGGCGCTCGCCGGCGAAGGCAGAATCCTGGTTGTTGCTGCGCACGTACCCCACGTCTGAAACCGCCGTGGAGTAGAGGAACAGCTTTTGGCTCGCATCGTTCCTGGTCATGGGCGGCTACCTCAACTCGAAGGTGGTGGCACCGATGCGTACGGGAACCTCCGCCGGTAGGATTGTCGGCGCCGTGATTTTCTGCCCCGAGACGACGGTGCCGTTGGTGGACCCCAGATCCTCGATGGCCCATCGGCCTGATGCAGGATCCTGGTAGACCCGCGCATGATGGCCTGAGACGAACTCGTCGTCCAGCACCAGGGTGTTCGAGGAGGATCGCCCCAGGGTGATGGGCCGTCCGGACAGCGGTGTGGATGAGCCGGCCAGAGGTCCGTCAATGACTACCAACAAAGAGGGGTCGTCACTTGCAGGCTCTGTCTTGCTGACCGGGGCGATAGGCACGGATCTGGCGGCCGCCGGAAGCTTGCGCTGGGCTGCGCGTTCGCTGCGTCGGCGGGTATGAGAGGTCTTGGGGCTGAAAGTCTCGATGTCTTTGCGGAGTGAACGGATGGCCAGCCAGACGAATACCCATAACAGAGCCAGGAATCCGTATTTGAGGATGGCGAATGTCAGTTCAGTCAGCATAATGATTCGACCTTACTTCAAGGTCTGGGCGACTTACGAATCCTGTTCCTGTGACGATGCCCAGTAGAGGATGCGGGTACGGCCGATGGTGATGGTATTGCCGTCCAGCAGGGTGGCCGCGGGAACCTGATGTCCCTCTACATAGGTGCCGTTGGTGGACCCCAGATCGCGGGCTACCACGCCCTTGTCAGTGATCTCGATCTGCAGGTGTCGGCGGGAGATGCCTGCGTCGTCGATGACGATGTCGCAGGAGGATCCGCGGCCGATGGTGGTGATGGGGGCGGTCAGCAGGTACTGGCGGCCGTTGATCTCCAGCACCGGGCAGTCCTTGGACTCCTCGGGTGTGGTGACGGGTGCCGCGTTGCCCTGGACCGACTCGGCAGACAGGTGGAAGTCGCCCTTGTTCAGGTTGAGGTCCTCCTCGAAAATGACCACGACCGGGCCGACGAAGGCATAGTGCTGGCTTTCGGCGTACTTGGTCAGGTTGTCTGCCAGCTCGTTGGCCAGAGCCTCCGAACCCCACTGCTCGATGCGGTCGAAGTCTGGGGTGGATAGTCTGAACCGATACTCGTTGGGCGCCACGGTGCGGTCGCGACCGACGGGCATGGCCTGTGAGTCTATCTCACGCTCGAGGGCGCTCGACAGGTCGACGGGCTGTAGGTCCTTGGAGCCGAACTTCGAGAAGACACCGTTAACGGCGCCTTCCACGCTCTTCTCGAAACGATCGAGAACGCTCATAGTCATCCCTTTCCATATAACCCTTTCATAGTACGTGACCCTGCCGGAAGGGGGTAATGGGCGGTCGGATGCTTGCAATTTCTCCAATGAACAGGTTCGAACGACCGCGACTGCCGGGCATGGATAAGGCCCCGTGGCCACAATTGACCAGGGGCCTTTGAACTTCAATCATCATGGGTCAGGCCGAAGCCTGCAGGCTCACAGAGCCAGCTTGCGACGCAGACCCAGGGTGATGCCGGCGGCCAGGCAGAGGCCAGCGGCAATGGCCAGAGGAGCCACGGCGTCGGCGCCAGTCTGAGCCAGAGTGTTGTTGTTCTTGGCGTCCTTCTTAGCCGGATCCTTGGCGGGAGCCTTGTTGTCCTTGGCAGGCTGCTTGGTGTTGTTGTCAGCCGGAGCGGTCTGACCAGGCTTGTTAGGCTCGTTGGGAGTGGTCACCTTGGTGTACCTGGCCCTGAAAACAGCGTCTGCGGTGTAGGTGCCACCGGGGACGTAACGGGATCCGCCATTATCGCTAAACCAACCGTCGAAGGTGTAACCATCGAAGTTATGAACCGTGGGTTCCTTAGATAGCTTTCCCTCACTATTGGTTTCGACCGGGTCCATATATGTATCTTCGATATTTTCCGGATTCACACTGATGAAAGTGACCGTGTAAGTGGGGATGGCGGCGGGGTCTAACACCACGAAGTGAGGATAGAGATCGGCCTTGTCGGTGAAAACACGATTGGCGAAGTCGATCGGATGTTGATCTGGGTCTGTTGGATCCTCAACCCAGCCGTCAGGTTTCACATTCTGGTCGGTCAACTCACGGGACACTGTAGGCGTTGGGACATCTTCGAGTTTCAGCTTGCCGTCTGTGCCGGTAGTACGAGTAATCACGGTTCCAGCACCGGTGTCGTGAAAATCGACTTGGTAAGTAGCGGCCTTGGTCTGGACATTCTTGCTCTCGACAGCCTGGGCCACGGTAGGCAGCAACGCTAGGCCGCCTGCCAGGGTGGCGCCGGCAGCGAGTACTGCGCATGCGCGTTTGATACGAACCATGATATTCATTGGTTACCTCTATTTTCTCTTATTGTCGGTTGCTCCCCAGATACATTCATGGGGTGTCCTGCCTTGACACCCCGACCCCTGGGAAACAGGCATCATCAACCAGTCTTTGGCGACAACACGCTATAATTCTAGCGCACGGAATGGTCATCGGCCGGCCGAAGTCCGGGAATAGGCCATATTCGACGATAAGAATTTCTCATGTAGAACGATTAACGTCTGCTGCGGGCTGGGCGGCGCGTCGCAGTTGAGCTATTCGAATTCCCCTTTGGCACTTGGGCGCTTATCATCGTGGCAGACGCATGGTCATGGGGATCATGTCAGAGATATTCGAGGAGCGAGCATGGCCGAAGAGGTGGATCGGGCGATGGAGGCATATCCGCGGGCCAAGGCCCGGACCCAGCGGTTTACGTTGGGTGCGCCACGGTCGGCCCTGGCGGTGGGGGATGGCTCACGGGCCGTATTCCTGCGCTCCGACGGACCTGAAGACCTGGTGACCGGGCTCTGGCTGTCCGTATTTGACCAGGAAGGCCGCCACCATGAGGTGCTCCTGGCCGACCCTAGGACCCTGCTGGATGATGCGGACCAGGAACGGGTGCCGGCCGCCGAGCTGGCTCGCAGGGAGCGCTCGCGAGAGGGCGGCGAGGGCATTGTCGATTACAGTGTGGATGCTGCCGGGGATCGGGTGGTCTTTGCCTTGGGCGGTCGGCTCTGGCTCTCGCTGATAGCCCCCGATGGTCTCACCGCCTCCACACGGCCCCTGAGCCTGGAAGACAGCGATTCGGCCGTGCTCAATCCTGCCATCAGTCCGGACGGCACCATGGTGGCCTATACCACTGGCGACCGGCTGATGGTGGTCACTATCGGGCAGGATGCCGGGCAGGACCGTGAACGGGCTGTCCTGGCCCTGCGCCCAGGCACCGATGATCGAATGCGGCTGGGGCTGGCCGAGTTCGTGGCCGGCGAGGAGATGGACCGCTACCAGGGATTCTGGTGGTCGCCGGATTCCAAGGCGCTGCTGGTCGAGCACACTGATTCCTCTGATGAGCCGATCTGGTACATCAGCGATCCGGCCAATCCCCAGGTCGGGCCGCGCGCCCGGCGGTATCCCCAGGCTCTGACCGCCAACGCCCGCGTCGGACTGAGCCTGGTCCTCCTGGGCCAGGATGACGCCGACCCCTGGGTGGGCGAGGTGGACTGGGACCATCAGGCCTTCGAGTACCTGTCCGTGGTCCGTTGGCAGGACGGGCATCGGCCCCTGCTGCTGGTTCAGAATCGTCGGCAGACCGAGGACAGGATTCTGGATGTGCAGGTGCCGGATGCCCGCCAGGGCTTGGAGCCGGGGCAGAATATGACCCTGCTTGATCCCGAGGCGGCGCCCAAGGTGGCCACCAGGGTGCTGCAGGAGCATGGCAACGACCAGTGGATCGACCTGGTGCCGGGGCTGCCGGCCTACCAGCCCCAGGGCGGGCTGGTGGATGCCTTCATCGATACAGAAGCCGATACCACGCGGCTGCGCCTGGACGGAAAGGTATTCTCTCCTGCTGGCTGCCAGATTCGACAGGTGCTGTCCGTGGAGGACCGCGATGTGCTGGCGGTGGTCTCCACTGACCCCCGCAGCTTCGA includes:
- a CDS encoding FhaA domain-containing protein, with product MSVLDRFEKSVEGAVNGVFSKFGSKDLQPVDLSSALEREIDSQAMPVGRDRTVAPNEYRFRLSTPDFDRIEQWGSEALANELADNLTKYAESQHYAFVGPVVVIFEEDLNLNKGDFHLSAESVQGNAAPVTTPEESKDCPVLEINGRQYLLTAPITTIGRGSSCDIVIDDAGISRRHLQIEITDKGVVARDLGSTNGTYVEGHQVPAATLLDGNTITIGRTRILYWASSQEQDS
- a CDS encoding FtsW/RodA/SpoVE family cell cycle protein; protein product: MIAIRLRRIGLLLFSLLVGFIGFFQMFARSAGRFPGDYAALLAVTAALFIALWVLLEIFQPYGSQAILPSIVILSSLGITLITRIDLRNARIGQPTRVGFTQLIWLCLALVLCGLLVVLLRDYRLLRRFSYVSMVVGLVLLLSPMLPGIGREIGGARIWIGVGSHTLQPGEFAKLFLAFFFAAYLFDHRDQLAVGGKKVLGMRMPRIKDLGPIIIVWLISLAVLVIQHDLGTSLMYFAMFVSMLYVATGRTSWIAIGSVFFVIGAVAASMIFAHVGARVDAWLHPFSDAEFSKAFGGSGQLVRGIFGLAAGGLTGTGLGQGRPWITPLANSDFIYTSVGEELGLSGLLVILALYLVIVASGMITAMKIKDGFGKLLASGLVFTMAFQVFTVVGGITLVIPLTGLTMPYMAAGGSSLVANCILAVLLIIISNAANKPAPEVSSDTFKYEALAVLRQQETSKRSGQDNSDQNDSDQDEQTDLPATGRIPARQVRGGGQ
- a CDS encoding InlB B-repeat-containing protein → MVRIKRACAVLAAGATLAGGLALLPTVAQAVESKNVQTKAATYQVDFHDTGAGTVITRTTGTDGKLKLEDVPTPTVSRELTDQNVKPDGWVEDPTDPDQHPIDFANRVFTDKADLYPHFVVLDPAAIPTYTVTFISVNPENIEDTYMDPVETNSEGKLSKEPTVHNFDGYTFDGWFSDNGGSRYVPGGTYTADAVFRARYTKVTTPNEPNKPGQTAPADNNTKQPAKDNKAPAKDPAKKDAKNNNTLAQTGADAVAPLAIAAGLCLAAGITLGLRRKLAL
- a CDS encoding BofC C-terminal domain-containing protein; this translates as MTRNDASQKLFLYSTAVSDVGYVRSNNQDSAFAGERLVAMCDGMGGHAGGDTASTIAIRSLAHIERDDREQDVQSLARMMETSVIAAHDAIVGKAKREHRLSGMGTTVTALALADDSWVLAHIGDSRGYLLRDGKLIRMTQDHSYVQHLIDTGRISPAEARNHPQRNVVMRVLGDFDIDPRPDISITKAMPADRWMICSDGLCGVLEDSTIAEVLSTVSDQAECAQQLVTFALKAGSTDNVTVVIADATLALDADAFDLPHQTPLVGGAASSNLEALADILDEPVAAAPRLRDQSRESPAKRAADLTQDRDTAKQEDEDEDGRTAQPSAAREESGERHVPDTSEIPVVRKKDGSASADPYDPDVADAIHKEHLEQRKRQRSRHRRIRLILAGIITLVILALAGGTGAAYRWSQEQYYLGTDQGRVVIYQGVPTKAFALSLSHPVQTTDIAVKGLPQSWRDQLEEGITVSSMDDAQEHASLIRKEAGDLKRERAKTAASPSASPSPSKTSQDGRHSS
- a CDS encoding S9 family peptidase, which translates into the protein MAEEVDRAMEAYPRAKARTQRFTLGAPRSALAVGDGSRAVFLRSDGPEDLVTGLWLSVFDQEGRHHEVLLADPRTLLDDADQERVPAAELARRERSREGGEGIVDYSVDAAGDRVVFALGGRLWLSLIAPDGLTASTRPLSLEDSDSAVLNPAISPDGTMVAYTTGDRLMVVTIGQDAGQDRERAVLALRPGTDDRMRLGLAEFVAGEEMDRYQGFWWSPDSKALLVEHTDSSDEPIWYISDPANPQVGPRARRYPQALTANARVGLSLVLLGQDDADPWVGEVDWDHQAFEYLSVVRWQDGHRPLLLVQNRRQTEDRILDVQVPDARQGLEPGQNMTLLDPEAAPKVATRVLQEHGNDQWIDLVPGLPAYQPQGGLVDAFIDTEADTTRLRLDGKVFSPAGCQIRQVLSVEDRDVLAVVSTDPRSFDLMRLGYDGSIHVLNRLPGVWSASRAGHGIVVSGRTMASAQGQVRHCYLGADGDLDRLGAEGLGLVGEARPDSSAKQAGEAVRHEHQDRPDRRAVDAGHINSQGAMSAVLADTSSDPGFTPNVDFVRMGQHELFAAIVRPSESSPYASADSLPVLLKPYGGPGAQQVVFNQSYYWESQWWADQGFLVLTADGRGTPGRGPAWDRAIFEDMAQVTLDDQLEALEALPDFAPEADLGHVAMIGWSYGGFLSALSVLRAPDRIHAACAGAPPTDWTLYDTHYTERYLGLDPAVYRRNGIIDDAPSLRRPLMLIHGFADDNVSVANTLRLSGALMAAGRPHTVLPLTGITHMTNDETVAENLLILQRDFLREALKNKTD
- a CDS encoding FHA domain-containing protein FhaB/FipA, with product MTELTFAILKYGFLALLWVFVWLAIRSLRKDIETFSPKTSHTRRRSERAAQRKLPAAARSVPIAPVSKTEPASDDPSLLVVIDGPLAGSSTPLSGRPITLGRSSSNTLVLDDEFVSGHHARVYQDPASGRWAIEDLGSTNGTVVSGQKITAPTILPAEVPVRIGATTFELR
- a CDS encoding peptidoglycan D,D-transpeptidase FtsI family protein, with the translated sequence MNKALRQLFNAVIVLFVILGLSSSIIMVIRAGSLNSDPRNLRALYHEYAAPRGAILTSDGAVIAQSDPINDSFQYQRHYNKGAVYSPITGYYSITSPADRGIEASRDRLLSGQSDSLWMDRLKSLFTGTQNKGASIETSINPGMQEAAYSMLGNLSGSVVAIEPSTGRILTMISTPSYNPGDLTAHDSGDASQAYQKLASRSDNPMLNRATSQLYPPGSTFKVVVAAAALESGQYHPDSQLPAGASYTLPGTNYNLTNATATGNGVNGRISMENALAYSSNTAFAQLGVSLGGKTLAEQARKFGYGSTITLDGTNSTGRPMKAVASKFPEDQSQDRLALASIGQGDTLSTPMQAAMTVAAVANGGKLMQPTLVDRVRSSDLSVISETTPSVYSQAFSTDTAKALTTMMDAVTTKSYPELAIPGMQVAAKSGTAQIGAGNTANDGWMVGFAPADNPKVAVAVVVHGISSYGMEIAGPIMKRVMQEAAK